The following are from one region of the Bradyrhizobium septentrionale genome:
- a CDS encoding phage major capsid protein, translated as MRVDIKQLRQARANKAKEGKTALEQLNALQGKANPTEGETAQVGELETKVDALEAEVAELDKQISAEEKKLRRTALFGSSTALGGPALATVVNDINPERTGGFRSVAEFAVSVRNAMTGGGLDPRLGAAPSNFQQNQGGSGEGFLVPTEYREQIWALVFDDQNLLGFCNPEPTQGNSIAIAKDETTPWGASGVQAAWRSEGTQLIATKAAMTGEIIQLHELYAFVLASQEVLDDAPRLQNRIFNQAANAIRWKAFEAVMTGDGKGKPLGFMNAAALVTVSKEAGQAADTINVANVLKMYSRLLRMGGRPMWLGNSDILPQIGQLTIGNVPAWLPLNQPLAGAPDGGVFLGRPLIFNEHSATLGDLGDLTCVDLSGYALATKAGGGIDFAASIHLFFDYNLAAFRWIFRMGGQPYLSAPVAPAKGANTKSHFVALEAR; from the coding sequence ATGCGAGTGGACATCAAGCAGCTGCGCCAGGCCCGCGCCAACAAGGCAAAGGAAGGCAAAACCGCGCTCGAGCAGCTCAACGCGCTGCAGGGCAAGGCCAATCCGACCGAGGGCGAGACCGCGCAGGTCGGCGAACTCGAGACCAAGGTCGACGCGCTCGAGGCCGAGGTCGCCGAGCTCGACAAGCAGATCTCGGCCGAGGAAAAGAAGCTGCGCCGGACGGCACTGTTCGGCTCCTCGACCGCGCTCGGCGGTCCGGCGCTGGCGACCGTCGTCAACGACATCAATCCGGAGCGGACCGGCGGCTTCCGCAGCGTCGCGGAATTCGCCGTTTCGGTTCGCAATGCCATGACCGGCGGCGGCCTCGATCCGCGTCTCGGCGCGGCGCCGAGCAATTTCCAGCAGAACCAGGGCGGCAGCGGCGAGGGCTTCCTGGTGCCGACCGAGTATCGCGAGCAGATCTGGGCGCTCGTTTTCGACGACCAGAACCTGCTCGGTTTCTGCAATCCGGAGCCGACGCAGGGTAACTCGATCGCGATCGCAAAGGACGAGACCACGCCCTGGGGCGCGTCCGGCGTCCAGGCGGCCTGGCGCTCCGAGGGCACTCAGCTGATCGCGACAAAGGCCGCGATGACCGGCGAGATCATCCAGCTGCATGAGCTCTATGCCTTCGTGCTGGCGTCGCAGGAGGTCCTCGACGATGCGCCGCGGTTGCAGAACCGCATCTTTAACCAGGCCGCAAACGCGATCCGCTGGAAAGCGTTTGAGGCGGTCATGACCGGCGACGGCAAGGGCAAGCCGCTCGGTTTCATGAACGCCGCCGCGCTGGTGACCGTCTCGAAGGAAGCGGGCCAGGCGGCCGACACGATCAACGTCGCGAACGTCCTTAAGATGTATTCGCGGCTGCTGCGGATGGGCGGCCGGCCGATGTGGCTCGGCAATTCCGACATCCTGCCGCAGATCGGTCAGCTGACGATCGGCAACGTGCCGGCCTGGCTGCCGCTGAATCAGCCGCTTGCCGGCGCGCCGGATGGCGGCGTTTTCCTCGGCCGTCCGCTGATCTTCAACGAGCACAGTGCCACGCTCGGCGACCTAGGCGATCTGACCTGCGTCGACCTCTCGGGCTATGCGCTCGCGACCAAGGCCGGCGGCGGCATCGATTTCGCCGCCTCGATCCATCTGTTCTTTGACTACAACCTGGCGGCCTTCCGCTGGATCTTCCGGATGGGCGGTCAGCCTTACCTGTCGGCGCCGGTCGCGCCGGCCAAGGGCGCTAACACCAAGTCGCATTTCGTCGCGCTCGAGGCGCGCTGA
- a CDS encoding head-tail connector protein translates to MLRISQRPAGYPVTLDEAKAQLRVSSTKNDALISGLIGAATGHCEALVQRAFVPRTFQWVLPCWRPVIEIPIAPVVYDAIHSIKFVDWATETQQTLDPASYVVQTAGDSVRIFPKFGVSWPLAFSHAPEPIVIEFDAGYEDLDDLPAIVKTCILLQIRHLYSIGETNPALVRDLVIGVSDKAWQLSPDVKTLIPDAVSLLMLSEVW, encoded by the coding sequence ATGCTCCGCATCTCTCAGCGTCCGGCGGGCTATCCCGTCACACTCGACGAGGCCAAGGCGCAGCTGCGCGTCTCGAGCACGAAAAACGACGCTTTGATCTCCGGCCTGATCGGCGCGGCAACGGGGCACTGTGAGGCCCTGGTCCAGCGCGCTTTTGTGCCGCGGACGTTCCAATGGGTGCTGCCGTGCTGGCGGCCTGTGATCGAGATCCCGATCGCGCCGGTCGTCTATGATGCGATCCATTCGATCAAGTTTGTCGATTGGGCGACCGAGACGCAGCAGACGCTCGATCCGGCGAGCTATGTCGTGCAAACCGCAGGCGACAGCGTCCGCATCTTCCCGAAATTCGGCGTGTCCTGGCCGCTCGCGTTCTCGCATGCGCCGGAGCCGATCGTCATCGAATTCGATGCCGGTTACGAGGATCTCGACGACCTGCCGGCGATCGTCAAAACCTGCATCCTGTTGCAGATCCGGCATCTCTACAGCATCGGCGAGACAAATCCCGCGCTGGTGCGCGATCTCGTCATCGGCGTCAGCGACAAGGCCTGGCAATTGTCGCCAGACGTCAAAACGCTGATCCCTGACGCGGTCTCGCTCCTCATGCTGTCGGAGGTCTGGTGA
- a CDS encoding phage tail tube protein: protein MVYQSNSAGRIAYKAQAGLGQIAAGGAGATVLPISGGAGAKLSKAATESQTIRNDGMSIRGRHGTQKTSSSYNAEMWLGSHDAILEAIMRGTWDATALSKTQADFTSLTTVADGIVFASGSPIDMGFKVGDIIRATNLPDAGNNGRNLRISALSSTKITVPETLVVNAAPDTNCTIARPGKRLVNPAALVRRYFGIEEFESDIGKSTVLDDFVWGTGKFSMAPNGIITFDPGGIGTGKIRPLNAGVPYFTDPQGTNGTPFAVVDATIRLGGVDLVELTSFDLSLDIQPSAPDAFGSGNIKYAPDVFTGPLRVSLNLTMLRKDLQLLTDFVSETQYSLNILAVDNMSEPRDFMSITVPNFTLGGVDPSALSKQGGGRTQTITIPPALVGIDTSATGNNSMISFQTTAAA, encoded by the coding sequence ATGGTCTATCAAAGCAATTCTGCCGGCCGCATCGCCTATAAGGCGCAGGCTGGCCTCGGCCAGATCGCCGCGGGCGGCGCCGGCGCTACTGTGCTGCCGATCTCCGGCGGTGCAGGTGCCAAGCTGTCGAAAGCTGCGACGGAATCGCAGACGATCCGTAACGACGGCATGTCGATCCGCGGCCGGCACGGCACGCAGAAAACCTCGTCGAGCTACAACGCCGAAATGTGGCTCGGCTCGCATGACGCGATCCTCGAGGCGATCATGCGCGGCACGTGGGATGCGACGGCGCTCAGCAAGACGCAGGCCGATTTCACGTCATTGACGACGGTCGCGGACGGCATTGTTTTCGCCAGCGGCTCGCCGATCGATATGGGCTTCAAGGTCGGCGATATCATCCGCGCGACCAATCTACCGGACGCAGGCAACAATGGCCGCAATCTGCGGATCTCGGCGCTGTCCTCGACCAAGATCACGGTGCCGGAGACGCTGGTCGTCAATGCGGCGCCGGATACGAATTGCACGATCGCGCGGCCAGGCAAGCGCCTGGTCAACCCGGCCGCACTGGTCCGCCGCTATTTCGGGATCGAGGAATTCGAGAGCGACATCGGCAAGTCGACGGTCCTCGACGATTTCGTCTGGGGCACGGGCAAATTCTCGATGGCGCCGAACGGAATCATCACGTTCGATCCCGGCGGCATCGGGACCGGCAAGATCCGGCCGTTGAATGCCGGCGTCCCGTATTTCACTGATCCGCAAGGCACCAACGGCACGCCGTTCGCCGTCGTCGACGCAACCATCCGCCTCGGCGGCGTCGACCTGGTCGAGCTGACGTCGTTCGATCTGTCGCTCGATATCCAGCCGAGCGCGCCGGATGCGTTCGGCTCTGGCAACATCAAGTATGCGCCGGACGTGTTCACTGGCCCGCTGCGGGTGTCGCTCAACCTGACCATGCTGCGCAAGGATCTGCAGCTGTTGACCGATTTCGTCAGCGAAACGCAGTATTCCCTCAACATCCTGGCCGTCGACAACATGAGCGAGCCGAGAGACTTCATGTCGATCACGGTGCCGAATTTCACGCTCGGCGGCGTCGATCCCTCGGCACTCTCCAAGCAGGGCGGCGGTCGCACGCAGACGATCACGATCCCGCCCGCGCTGGTCGGCATCGATACCTCGGCGACCGGCAATAACAGCATGATCTCGTTTCAGACCACTGCTGCAGCGTAG
- a CDS encoding phage tail assembly chaperone produces MRAFAERSFLLSSRAGDAGETYRQVLEGLVLRTRDPKRRAEREAILTVPPIPRALSYLWRIYDRLRRRKGGNGFALSPIEWQDIDAFLRRTQTDLAPWELEILEMLDDLYLVDYSKLQTEE; encoded by the coding sequence TTGAGGGCATTCGCCGAGCGCAGCTTTCTGCTGTCCTCGAGAGCCGGCGACGCCGGCGAGACCTATCGGCAGGTCCTCGAGGGCCTCGTCCTGCGAACGCGAGATCCAAAGCGGAGGGCCGAGCGGGAAGCGATCCTGACGGTCCCGCCGATTCCGCGAGCGCTGAGCTACCTCTGGCGCATCTATGACCGGCTGCGCCGGCGCAAGGGCGGCAATGGCTTCGCGCTGTCGCCGATCGAATGGCAGGACATCGACGCTTTCCTGCGTCGGACACAAACCGACCTGGCTCCGTGGGAGCTCGAGATCCTCGAAATGCTCGATGATCTCTATCTGGTCGATTACTCAAAACTGCAGACGGAGGAGTGA
- a CDS encoding DUF1833 family protein — MPTHNEALLEAYASCPPSARIYYTLELWQSSFDQPARVVANVGDDMAFGLEAGAPRNAGEAATFIACPFEAGYPEQKEGQPPSTTIKIDNVNRELVPKIRAAQGTREYIQVLYREYLGSDLTEPAYGPIEFELRSVQMVGASLTGTVMVKNLQNKRFPRITKNYDYVQFPSLLA, encoded by the coding sequence ATGCCGACGCACAATGAAGCGCTGCTCGAGGCCTATGCCTCATGTCCACCTAGCGCGCGGATCTACTACACGCTCGAGCTCTGGCAGTCGTCATTCGATCAGCCGGCGCGGGTCGTCGCCAATGTCGGCGATGATATGGCCTTTGGGCTCGAGGCTGGTGCGCCGCGCAACGCCGGCGAGGCCGCGACATTCATCGCTTGCCCTTTCGAGGCCGGCTATCCGGAGCAAAAGGAAGGCCAGCCGCCGTCGACGACGATCAAGATCGACAACGTCAACCGCGAGCTGGTGCCAAAGATCCGCGCGGCGCAGGGGACGCGGGAATATATCCAGGTGCTCTATCGCGAGTATCTCGGCAGCGACCTGACCGAGCCGGCCTATGGGCCGATCGAATTCGAGCTGCGCAGTGTGCAGATGGTCGGGGCGTCGCTGACCGGAACGGTCATGGTGAAAAACCTGCAGAACAAGCGGTTTCCGCGCATCACCAAGAATTATGATTATGTGCAGTTTCCATCCTTACTGGCTTAA